In a genomic window of Macrobrachium nipponense isolate FS-2020 chromosome 10, ASM1510439v2, whole genome shotgun sequence:
- the LOC135224195 gene encoding uncharacterized protein LOC135224195 — protein sequence MVTQSLLSQTARASGNHSSSNRLWRYSFVILVLSMFAASTVSAVPKRVANRMVPSWWFIARNICYNADDCKADECCTRPMMSLNSYCMPRRTRGQVCNSAPFLLNEKEGIYFNDCPCLAEFSCAQINKDVNPSCVDLHELEVDFQRFVNMKTVSNFIHRGIPAARKSKDALLGPK from the exons ATGGTCACCCAG AGTTTGTTAAGCCAGACTGCCAGGGCCTCTGGGAATCACAGCAGTAGCAACAGGCTGTGGCGGTACAGCTTCGTAATCCTCGTTCTTTCTATGTTCGCTGCATCGACCGTTTCGGCGGTTCCTAAGAGAGTTGCCAATCGTATGGTGCCCAGCTGGTGGTTTATAG CTCGGAATATTTGCTACAATGCGGACGACTGCAAAGCTGACGAGTGTTGCACGCGACCAATGATGTCCCTGAACTCGTACTGCATGCCAAGGAGGACCAGAGGACAAGTTTGTAACTCAGCGCCATTCTTGCTGAATGAAAAGGAAGGA ATATACTTCAACGACTGCCCCTGTCTGGCAGAGTTCTCGTGCGCCCAAATCAACAAAGACGTCAACCCCAGCTGCGTGGACCTCCACGAACTGGAGGTGGATTTCCAGAGATTCGTGAACATGAAGACAGTTAGCAACTTCATCCACAGGGGCATCCCCGCGGCTAGGAAGTCGAAAGATGCTCTCCTTGGGCCTAAGTAA
- the LOC135223797 gene encoding peptide methionine sulfoxide reductase MsrB-like: protein MSGPARLILRNLSRLNGVLYKEQSRGVVRLVISSQVRLMSSTKKDFKSMTAQDWQKELSPEQYYVAREGGTEPPFSGAYYNHFAEGVYKCVCCGTELFSSKHKFESGCGWPSFHTAEGDAGDKEASTSRIETRTDMAYMMVRTEVLCKNCEAHLGHVFKDGPEPTGLRYCINSASLKFATKKVK, encoded by the exons ATGTCTGGCCCAGCGAGGTTGATTTTAAGAAATTTAAGCCGTTTAAATGGAGTGTTATACAAGGagcagagccgtggtgttgtaaGACTCGTAATCAGTTCACAAG TAAGACTCATGTCATCTACCAAGAAAGATTTCAAGAGCATGACTGCCCAAGATTGGCAGAAGGAATTATCTCCAGAACAGTATTATGTTGCAAGGGAGGGAGGAACTGAGCCT CCATTTAGTGGAGCATATTACAACCACTTTGCTGAGGGTGTCTACAAGTGTGTGTGCTGTGGTACAGAATTATTTAG CTCAAAACACAAATTTGAATCGGGTTGTGGTTGGCCTTCATTCCATACTGCTGAAGGAGATGCAGGAGACAAGGAAGCCAGCACTAGTCGTATAGAGACGCGCACTGACATGGCCTACATGATGGTGCGAACAGAGGTTTTGTGCAAGAAc tgtgaAGCCCACCTAGGCCACGTGTTTAAGGATGGACCTGAACCAACTGGACTACGTTACTGTATTAATTCTGCATCTCTGAAGTTTGCCACTAAGAAGGTTAAGtaa